CCTCGAGCTCGAGGATGCCCTCGGCCGAGGCCATCTCGCTCATCACCAGCACCTCGCTGATCAGGCGGTCGAGCTGCAGCGCGGCGTCGTGGATGCTGCGCAGGAACTCCGGCAGCGGCGGGTGCGCGTCGAGGCTCGGCTGGTCCAGCGCCAGCGAGGAGAAACCCAGGATGCTGGTGAGCGGTGTCTTGAGCTCGTGGCTGACCGTGTCCATGAAGCTCGACTTCAGGGACTCGAGCTCGTCCACCTCGCGCTCCAGGTGCTCCAGGCGCTGACCCAGGACCAGGCGCTCCAGCAGCAGCGTCGACAGGAGCGCGGTCTCCCGCAGCCAGGCCTCGATCTCGCGCTGTTCGACGGCGTCCGTGCCCGCGGGGACGCAGAGCGCCAGGGCGCCGAGGAGGCCCATGCGGCCGTCGCGCAGGGCGACCCCCCGCAGCGTGCCGCGCGGCGAGCCGTCGGCGCGCAGGCAGTCCAGTCCCGTGGGGTCGAGGCTGCGGACGGCGCCGTCCATCTCCTCCCGGAACTCCTCCACCAGCGGGTGATTCGCGCTCCAGGGCTCGGGCTCCAGCGAGGGCAGCGACCAGGCGGTCCAGTCCCGGGTCTCGGCCGGGCAGACGGCGAGCAGGCCCAGCCGGGCGGGCCAGCGTTCGGCGAGGTCGAGCGCCAGGGCCCGCGCGAGGTCCTCCGGGCTGCGGCAGCCCAGGAGGGTGCCCAGCTCACGCGTCGGGCGCGACGGGGACTGCGTGTC
Above is a genomic segment from Candidatus Latescibacterota bacterium containing:
- a CDS encoding HAMP domain-containing histidine kinase; the encoded protein is MDTQSPSRPTRELGTLLGCRSPEDLARALALDLAERWPARLGLLAVCPAETRDWTAWSLPSLEPEPWSANHPLVEEFREEMDGAVRSLDPTGLDCLRADGSPRGTLRGVALRDGRMGLLGALALCVPAGTDAVEQREIEAWLRETALLSTLLLERLVLGQRLEHLEREVDELESLKSSFMDTVSHELKTPLTSILGFSSLALDQPSLDAHPPLPEFLRSIHDAALQLDRLISEVLVMSEMASAEGILELEDRSLGSLLSEYREGWLNRLSGGERVRFPDNALECMVRVDPYQFHRILSHLLKNALGFSPEGSEVTVSCAFISGRRRSDSTDFLRIDVVDRGAGIPLEEQERIFRKFYQVDRSSTREHGGAGLGLTVAKEFTEAMGGRLWLRSEPGRGSTFSFTVPVPRDGGLCPPNEGDGSAQ